Proteins co-encoded in one Flavobacteriaceae bacterium MAR_2009_75 genomic window:
- a CDS encoding thiol-disulfide isomerase/thioredoxin: MSVSITNKSIIELIQEALSQAISYSDYRVMVNQLALEGKATGPEQNEALANYTLLNDRRMKRFDKTVKFDEAVIEQLQKLNKNVTFLVLTESWCGDAAPSLPVMNKIAELSSKIDFKVVLRDENLDLMKRFLTKGAMSIPKLIIFDSKTKEVLSDWGPRPEPAAKMVSDHKAEHGTILSELKEELQQWYNKDKGQTILKELLASLSLK; the protein is encoded by the coding sequence ATGTCCGTATCAATAACAAATAAATCGATTATAGAATTAATTCAAGAAGCTTTATCGCAAGCCATCTCCTATAGCGACTACAGGGTGATGGTAAATCAATTGGCATTGGAGGGTAAAGCCACTGGGCCTGAGCAAAACGAGGCATTGGCAAATTATACCTTGTTGAACGATAGGCGAATGAAGCGTTTTGATAAAACCGTAAAGTTTGATGAAGCGGTGATTGAACAGCTTCAGAAGCTAAACAAAAATGTTACCTTTTTGGTGCTTACCGAAAGTTGGTGTGGTGATGCAGCGCCTTCGTTACCGGTAATGAACAAAATAGCGGAGCTTAGTTCGAAAATAGATTTTAAGGTAGTTCTTCGTGATGAGAATCTTGATTTAATGAAACGTTTTTTGACTAAAGGGGCCATGTCGATACCTAAATTGATAATCTTTGATTCCAAAACTAAAGAAGTACTTTCAGATTGGGGCCCACGCCCGGAGCCAGCTGCAAAAATGGTTTCGGACCATAAGGCCGAACACGGCACCATTTTATCTGAACTCAAAGAAGAACTTCAGCAATGGTATAATAAAGATAAGGGGCAAACAATTTTGAAAGAACTCTTAGCGAGCCTTTCCCTGAAATAA
- a CDS encoding DNA-3-methyladenine glycosylase I: protein MDKQRCGWCIGDELYEAYHDEEWGLPVKDDSTLFEFLLLESFQAGLSWITILRKRENFREAFDQFDYQKIAAYDQTKKDSLLQNAGIIRNRLKINSAVSNAQAFMKIQEDYGSFSSYIWSFVDHKPIKNEVVNYKEAPATTAISDAISKDLKKKGFKFVGSTIVYAFMQATGMVNDHETTCFRYNEV, encoded by the coding sequence ATGGATAAACAAAGATGTGGGTGGTGCATTGGCGATGAACTCTATGAAGCCTATCATGATGAAGAATGGGGCCTACCTGTGAAAGACGATTCGACCTTGTTCGAGTTTTTATTGTTGGAATCTTTTCAAGCTGGATTAAGCTGGATAACCATTTTAAGAAAAAGAGAAAACTTTCGGGAAGCCTTTGATCAATTCGATTATCAAAAAATTGCGGCATACGATCAGACAAAGAAAGATAGCCTCTTACAAAATGCCGGAATTATAAGAAACAGATTAAAGATTAATTCTGCAGTCAGCAATGCCCAAGCCTTCATGAAAATTCAAGAAGATTATGGTAGCTTTAGTAGTTACATATGGTCTTTCGTAGACCATAAACCTATTAAAAATGAGGTGGTAAATTATAAAGAGGCACCTGCGACTACGGCCATTTCAGATGCTATAAGCAAAGATTTAAAAAAGAAAGGCTTTAAGTTTGTGGGCAGTACTATTGTTTATGCCTTTATGCAAGCTACCGGAATGGTCAATGACCACGAAACGACCTGTTTTAGATACAACGAAGTTTGA